Genomic segment of Populus trichocarpa isolate Nisqually-1 chromosome 12, P.trichocarpa_v4.1, whole genome shotgun sequence:
CATAATCCGCATCGTTTCATGTGTGAATTGAGGCGAATTGTAAGATTCAAGTTGTGTATCATAAGTTTCTAACAACCATGATCAAGATTCATAGCAGTGGATTTCTAGGATTTAAGTTTccgaaaaacaaatgaaatgtgTGGCAACTGGGAATACAATGATTGTACTAACATGCATCTTGCAGattataaacagtaaatgaagcTAAGATATACTAGAGCATGATTCAAACATGCCAGAATCTGATGCTGACCCATATATGAAAGATGAGAAGCATACCTGGACTCTGTCAGCTTCTTTTGCCTGCTTAAGCCTCTCAATATTTTCTGGAGTAATGAAATGACTGGAATCAACGGTCTCAACACCCTAGGGAATTCAAAAGGCCACAGATACACATGAAAATCCCAGTGAAAAGATCCACATGCATGGAGATTAGAGACAATCTTTTTACGAAAGTattcaagataaatttaaatttggttaCATTCATTATAACAAATGCTTGAAGTACATCAATTATAATAAgaacattaaattattaaagcTTGTGAAACAGAAGCATAATAAGAAACTGCTAAGGAGATGGAAAACAAGAGTTAAAAGGAGAATTATTAAAACATCTCTCCAAATTCGCCAAGCATACATCAATTTAGCAGCATGAACCGTGAGATATTGCACAGGGACAAGGATCAGATATCAATATGAATGCTgtaaatttcaaaatctttgaaaTTCTATACATTCTTTTCAAGATCATTCCCAGAATATAATTGACAAACATTTTTGAACATTTAGGTCTAAGATAAGAACAACTAAAATGGGTAATTAGAAGCAGGGAATCACACTGAACTTCAACTGGGAAAAAATGAAACAAGGTGAACTTGGGTTGGTGGGAATTAAAAATATCGCAGGAAGAGAGAATGAGTATCACTCACTTGTTCCCTAGCAAAAGCCTCAGCTCCATCAAATCCAAGATATATATGAGGAGTGTTGTCCATGACCAATCGTGCTAGAGATATGGCATTAACAACAGTGGTGAGACCAGAAACAGCTCCACATTTCTTTGAATTTCCATCCATGATACAAGCTTCCATCTCAACAGTTCCCCTGCTAGTCAAAACCGATCCTTTCCCAGCATTAAAGTTTGGATGGTTCTCTAATTCCCGGACCTGTAgcattcattatatatatatatatatatatatatagagagagagagagaggaaagttAACTGATAGAAACGAAGAGTTTGAGCAGAGCATCTtaagaaaagcaaaacaaattgaaagtatAGAGCTACCAGTTTATTAAGAAGATTGAGGTCaaggtttaggtttaggtttaggtttaggtttggTGGGCTTATTggatcaaacaataaaaatacaagagaTCATCACCTTCAACTCCAACGGATTCAGAATATGTTTCAGACATGACTGCGAATAGTACGTACCACAAGTTCGACAACATCGAGTGGGTGCTTTTGGGCTTTGAGAGCGGCGACACCAATCTGGAGGCAGTGATGGAGAGCCGCCTCGCGAGGGAGGCGACGCTCTGCTGGAAGTGAAAGTGATATATCTCCGGCCCCCCCGTGTAGTGCAATTGCCCACCCCATTTTCTACGCTCTCTTGGCTCCGCTCTTCACTGTCTCTCTTTCTATCTACTTCCGTTGGAGGGAAACCCCCCCGATATTTTATACCACTATGATTCTATTGTAAAAGGTGCTCAGCCTAACTTTTACGCTATGATTCAGTGTTTCAGACAGCggtaactttaattttttttccgaaACACAGTTTACTATTGTTTGGCAAGTTAAATAAACCTTAGTTTTAGCAGTACAACACTAAATATAATCATGACAACGATTTATTAGAGTTGTTAATTAAGCTAATTACAAGAGTTGGAgcaaaaatacttaaaaaaaacattaaataaacttGTACAAAACACATGAAGCAAAATGAATATAGAGGAACTTAGAACATTTAAGAAGCATCAAGGACAATctccttgttaggcttgttttttctaatgatataaggataaaaagccaacaatttattttcttaaacaatCAAGGAAGTTTCAACAGATTTGATTCCTAAAGAgggaaggattatttaatgttttttcta
This window contains:
- the LOC18103728 gene encoding isoaspartyl peptidase/L-asparaginase 1 codes for the protein MGWAIALHGGAGDISLSLPAERRLPREAALHHCLQIGVAALKAQKHPLDVVELVVRELENHPNFNAGKGSVLTSRGTVEMEACIMDGNSKKCGAVSGLTTVVNAISLARLVMDNTPHIYLGFDGAEAFAREQGVETVDSSHFITPENIERLKQAKEADRVQMDYTQPIQKDEKSESPTGNGDSQIGTVGCVAVDKNGNLATATSTGGFVNKMVGRIGDTPIIGAGTYANNLCAVSATGKGETIIRGTVARDVAALMEYKGLSLKEAAAHVVECNPRGDVGLVAVSARGEVTMPFNTTGMFRACATEDGYSEVGIWPSVQD